Below is a window of Paraburkholderia kururiensis DNA.
CGCGTGCTCGTGCAGCGCCATGCCGATGCCCCACACCACGCCGCCCGCCACCTGGTTCGCCGCCGTCTTCGGGTTGACGATGCGACCCGCGCCCACGGCGCTCACCACGCGGCTCACGCGTATCTCGCCCAACGCTTCGTCCACGCGCACCTCGGCGAAGACGGCGGAGAACGTGCCCATCGAAAACTGCTTCTGGCGCGCGTCGGGCGAGACCGTCACCTGCTCGTCGAGTTCGCGCAGACGCGCGCTGTGCAGCAGGTCGGCGAGTGCGATGCTCGCTGCGGTGTCTTCGTCGCTGTTGTGTTCGCTGTCTTCTTCCATTCGTTGCAGCCGCACGCGGCCGTCGCGAATCTTCATCGTCGCGGCGAGCGTTTCCGTATCGAGATTCGCGAACGCCACACCGCCGTGCGTCTGCAGGATTTCCGCGAGCCGCGAGCGCAGCTGCACACAAGCGGCATGCACGGCGCTGCCCACCGACGACACCGTCCACGAGCCGCCTTCCAGCGGCGCCATCGGCAGCGATGAATCGCCCAGCACGAAGGTGATGTCGTCGAGCGGAATGTCGAGCACGTCGGCCGCGATCTGCGTCATCGCCGTGTAGGTGCCGGTGCCGATGTCGGCCGTGGCCGACGAGACGCGCAGACGCCCGCTCGCATCCAGCACGGCGCGCGCGCTGGCCTCGGTCTGCATCGCGTCCCAGGCGCCCGTCGCCATGCCCCAGCCGACGAGTTCGCGGCCCTCGCGCATCGAACGCGGTTCGGCACTGCGCGCGCCCCAGCCGAAACGCTCCGCGCCCTGCGCATAGCATTCGAGCAGCGCGTTGCTCGAAAACGGCAGGTCCTTGTTGGCGTCGCGCTGCGCGTAGTTGAGGATGCGCAACTCGAGCGGGTCCATGCCGAGCGTCACGGCCAGTTCGTCCATTGCGCATTCCAGCGGGAAGACGCCTTGCGCGGCGCCGGGCGCGCGCATGTCGCAGGGCGTGTAGACGTCGAGCTTCGCCACCTTGTGACCGAGCTGCACGTTGGGCGCGTCGTAGATCTGGCCCGCCCAGTTCACCGTAACGTCGGCGTAGTCCTCGAACTGCGAGGTCTCGGACACGGCTTCGTGAATGATCGCCGCGAGCCGGCCGTCGCGGCGCGCGCCGAGCGCGACGTGCTGCACGGTGGCGGGACGGTGGCCGAACGTGAACATCTGCTGGCGCGTGAGCGTGACGCGCACGGGGCGCTTCAGTTCGCGCGCGGCCATCATCGCGAGCGGCAGATGGTATTGCGGCCGCAGCCCCGAGCCGAACGCGCCGCCCACGAATTGCGATACGACGCGCACCTGCCCCGGCGCAAAACCGAACACGCGCGTGAGGTACTGCTGCGTGTTCATCACGCCCTGCGTTTTCTCGTAGACGGTGTACGTGCCGTCGCTTGCGGGCACCACGGTGCAGCCGTGCATCTCCATAGGCTGATGGAATTCGACGGGCGTGGAGTAGAACGCGTCCACGCGCGCATGCGCCTTCGCGAGCGCGGCATAGGCCTTGCCGCGCGGCGGCGGAGGCGGATCGAAGCCGCCCTTTTCGGTGGAGGGCGGATACGCGGTGTGCAGCACTTCGCCAAGCGCGGTCTGATGCGGCGTGGGCTCGTAACGAATGCGCAGCAGCGAGGCCGCATGGCGCGCGAGTTCGAGCGACGTCGCGATCACCAGCGCCACGGGCTGCCCGCTGTACCAGACGCGGTCGTCGTAGAGCGGGCGGAACGGCATGCCGCCGGGCGCGACCTTGTCTTTCCAGGCGCGGTCGAGCGGCGCGAGGTCGGGCCGGTTTTCGTGCGTGAGCACGAGCAGCACGCCGGGCGTGGCGAGCGCAGCGGAAGCGTCGATGGAGACGATGCGGCCCGTCGCAATCGCGCTGTTCACGATGAAGCCGTAGACGAGGTCGTGGGCGGCGATGTTCGCGGTGGGGTGCGTGGCGTTGCGCGTGGTGGGGTGCGCGCCGTCGTCCGCCATGTAGTCCGCCGCATAGCGCGCCGTGCCCGTCA
It encodes the following:
- a CDS encoding xanthine dehydrogenase family protein molybdopterin-binding subunit; translated protein: MSTTPLSSSGQASARVGIGTALPRVDGVAKVTGTARYAADYMADDGAHPTTRNATHPTANIAAHDLVYGFIVNSAIATGRIVSIDASAALATPGVLLVLTHENRPDLAPLDRAWKDKVAPGGMPFRPLYDDRVWYSGQPVALVIATSLELARHAASLLRIRYEPTPHQTALGEVLHTAYPPSTEKGGFDPPPPPRGKAYAALAKAHARVDAFYSTPVEFHQPMEMHGCTVVPASDGTYTVYEKTQGVMNTQQYLTRVFGFAPGQVRVVSQFVGGAFGSGLRPQYHLPLAMMAARELKRPVRVTLTRQQMFTFGHRPATVQHVALGARRDGRLAAIIHEAVSETSQFEDYADVTVNWAGQIYDAPNVQLGHKVAKLDVYTPCDMRAPGAAQGVFPLECAMDELAVTLGMDPLELRILNYAQRDANKDLPFSSNALLECYAQGAERFGWGARSAEPRSMREGRELVGWGMATGAWDAMQTEASARAVLDASGRLRVSSATADIGTGTYTAMTQIAADVLDIPLDDITFVLGDSSLPMAPLEGGSWTVSSVGSAVHAACVQLRSRLAEILQTHGGVAFANLDTETLAATMKIRDGRVRLQRMEEDSEHNSDEDTAASIALADLLHSARLRELDEQVTVSPDARQKQFSMGTFSAVFAEVRVDEALGEIRVSRVVSAVGAGRIVNPKTAANQVAGGVVWGIGMALHEHAQFDHSLGRVMNHNLAEYHMPVNRDVGEIDVLFVDEHDDVVNPLGAKGVGEIGVVGVAAAIANAVYHATGRRVRDLPITPDKVLESPR